From a single Cytophagales bacterium WSM2-2 genomic region:
- a CDS encoding lipoprotein → MKNLLVGFVMMMSLSVLGQGSETRTVGSFKGVKVSQAIDLYLKKGDKEGVKVIVSDGKLSDVITEVEGNTLRVKIRDNRGGFFSSRADVKVYVTYINMERISATSASSVFSEGVIKTTSLDIGVSSAANVELSLDAASVMVDISSAGEVVLEGKSPKLEVEVSSAGELDAYKLESESVRATASSGGDAKISVSKDLEAHASSGADIRYRGNPSRTNTHSSSGGSVKKSN, encoded by the coding sequence ATGAAGAATCTATTGGTTGGTTTCGTGATGATGATGAGTTTATCCGTGCTCGGTCAGGGGAGTGAGACTCGAACAGTGGGTTCATTCAAGGGAGTGAAGGTTTCGCAGGCAATCGACCTGTATTTGAAGAAAGGAGATAAGGAGGGCGTCAAAGTCATCGTTTCTGATGGGAAACTTTCAGATGTGATAACTGAAGTGGAGGGCAATACGCTACGTGTAAAGATACGGGACAACCGTGGTGGTTTTTTTTCGAGCCGCGCTGACGTAAAAGTGTATGTAACTTACATCAACATGGAGAGAATTTCCGCTACTTCTGCCTCCAGTGTTTTTTCCGAAGGCGTGATTAAAACGACTTCCCTGGATATTGGAGTATCGAGTGCAGCAAATGTCGAGTTGTCTTTGGATGCAGCGTCAGTCATGGTAGACATCTCCAGCGCTGGAGAAGTGGTTCTGGAAGGAAAATCTCCGAAACTTGAAGTTGAAGTAAGCAGTGCCGGAGAATTGGACGCCTATAAGTTGGAAAGCGAATCTGTTCGGGCTACTGCCAGTAGTGGTGGCGATGCCAAAATATCAGTCTCTAAGGATTTGGAGGCTCACGCCAGCAGTGGCGCAGACATTCGCTACAGGGGCAACCCTTCACGTACCAACACGCATTCCAGCAGTGGCGGCTCCGTGAAAAAATCGAACTAA
- a CDS encoding ABC transporter ATP-binding protein, with protein sequence MNYLSAESLSKSYNDRWLFQNLTIGISQGDKVALVGENGAGKSTLLKILIGKVQPDNGKVSIRDGIKVGDLVQQPQAPGHLTVNDILFDEKNKIAAVVREYEACIHDPNVSPERMQHALEQMEELHAWEYEARVQEITSKLGIVDLDQKFEELSGGQRKRVFLAQMLLSSPDLLIMDEPTNHLDLEAIEWLENYLAGQNITLLMVTHDRYFLDNVANLIIEIDRQKLYSYKGNYAYFLEKKSEREEMLKTEVAKARNLMKKELEWMRKQPRARGTKAKYRVDAFYELQEKASVNLKKDRLELDIAERRQGGKILELHDINKSYGDKKLIANFSYVFKKKDRIGIVGKNGVGKSTFLDLLNGTTRQDSGEILPGVTTKIGYFTQETESLNPAHRVIEEVKEIAEFITLADGSEISASRFLDLFLFPPEKQYTFIEKLSGGEKKRLQLLKVLVTNPNFLILDEPTNDFDIDTLNVLEDFLEKFNGCLLLVSHDRYFMDHLIDQLFVFEGNGKITPFNGNYSDYRIWLDEKDIAPKEPAKEKEPVTPSVKKEKLSYKEKQEYDQLAKEIESLESQKAEINRLINSGNSDHLQLTEWGRQIEILTQTIEIKTMRWLELAETAE encoded by the coding sequence GTGAACTACTTATCAGCAGAATCCCTTTCCAAATCCTACAACGACCGGTGGCTTTTTCAAAACCTGACCATCGGCATATCACAAGGCGACAAAGTAGCTCTGGTAGGTGAGAATGGCGCAGGCAAATCGACCCTGTTGAAGATTCTCATTGGAAAAGTACAACCGGATAATGGCAAAGTGAGCATCCGTGATGGAATCAAAGTAGGTGATCTCGTTCAGCAACCACAGGCGCCCGGCCACCTGACAGTCAATGATATTTTATTCGATGAGAAAAACAAGATTGCGGCCGTAGTAAGGGAATATGAGGCATGCATTCACGACCCCAATGTCTCGCCGGAAAGAATGCAACATGCGCTCGAACAAATGGAAGAGCTTCATGCCTGGGAATATGAAGCCCGCGTTCAGGAGATTACGAGCAAGCTTGGCATTGTTGACCTTGATCAGAAATTTGAAGAGCTCTCCGGAGGTCAGCGCAAGCGCGTCTTCCTGGCGCAAATGCTCCTCTCCTCCCCTGATCTGTTGATCATGGATGAACCTACCAACCACCTCGATCTCGAAGCAATCGAGTGGCTGGAAAATTATTTAGCAGGGCAGAACATTACGCTATTGATGGTCACCCACGACCGCTATTTCCTTGATAATGTAGCCAACCTGATTATCGAAATCGACCGGCAGAAGCTCTATTCTTACAAAGGCAACTATGCTTACTTCCTCGAAAAGAAATCTGAGCGTGAGGAGATGCTGAAGACAGAAGTGGCCAAAGCCAGAAACTTGATGAAGAAGGAATTGGAGTGGATGCGCAAGCAACCCAGAGCTCGGGGCACCAAAGCCAAATACAGGGTTGATGCGTTCTATGAACTACAAGAGAAGGCTTCTGTCAATCTTAAAAAAGACAGACTGGAACTCGATATTGCTGAACGCAGACAGGGTGGAAAAATCCTCGAACTTCACGACATCAACAAAAGCTATGGAGACAAAAAACTCATTGCGAATTTCTCTTATGTTTTTAAGAAAAAAGACCGGATAGGAATTGTTGGAAAAAATGGCGTTGGCAAATCCACTTTTCTTGATTTGCTCAATGGAACCACCCGTCAGGACTCAGGTGAAATCCTTCCCGGCGTAACAACTAAAATCGGGTACTTTACCCAGGAGACAGAGAGTCTCAATCCTGCTCACCGGGTAATTGAAGAGGTAAAAGAAATTGCCGAGTTTATCACACTTGCTGACGGCTCTGAAATATCTGCCTCAAGATTCCTTGACTTGTTCTTATTTCCACCCGAAAAGCAATACACGTTTATCGAAAAACTCAGTGGTGGTGAAAAGAAACGTTTGCAGCTTTTGAAAGTACTGGTGACGAATCCCAATTTCCTGATCCTCGATGAGCCCACCAACGATTTTGACATAGACACCCTTAATGTTCTGGAGGACTTTCTCGAAAAATTCAATGGCTGCCTACTGCTCGTCTCTCACGACCGGTATTTTATGGACCATCTCATTGACCAACTCTTCGTCTTTGAAGGGAACGGAAAGATTACCCCATTCAATGGAAATTATTCCGACTATCGAATTTGGTTGGATGAAAAGGATATCGCACCAAAAGAGCCTGCCAAAGAGAAAGAGCCAGTTACTCCGTCAGTCAAAAAAGAAAAACTCTCTTACAAAGAAAAACAGGAATATGATCAATTGGCTAAAGAGATCGAGTCTCTTGAATCTCAGAAGGCCGAGATCAATCGCCTGATCAATTCGGGCAATTCCGATCACTTGCAACTCACCGAGTGGGGACGACAGATTGAAATTTTAACGCAAACGATTGAAATCAAGACGATGCGTTGGCTTGAATTGGCCGAAACGGCTGAATAG
- a CDS encoding glycosyl transferase family 2, which produces MTKVAVVILNFNGKNFLQQFLPSVISHSKDAKIVVADNGSTDGSADFVKKEYSQIEVIALTENKGFCGGYNTVLKEIQATYYVLLNSDVEVTPSWLDPVIELMDSNSAIAAAQPKILAQRAKNKFEYAGAAGGLIDTLGYPFCRGRIFESLEEDNGQYNDITEVFWASGASMFVRADRFHEMGGLDEDFFAHMEEIDLCWKFRRAGYKIFYCGKSTVYHVGGGTLSASNPKKTYFNFRNGLSLLVKHQRISWLLWKFPLRIILDWIAALHFLLIGSGIHGKAIIIAHLSFVRRFGHEMKKRSKTHAQIRSFRASCIYRGLIVFDFFVSGKKTYKDLKS; this is translated from the coding sequence ATGACCAAAGTAGCGGTTGTCATTCTCAATTTTAACGGCAAGAATTTTCTTCAGCAATTCCTGCCATCCGTCATCAGTCACAGCAAAGACGCCAAGATTGTGGTTGCCGACAATGGTTCAACGGATGGCTCTGCAGATTTTGTCAAGAAAGAGTATTCTCAAATCGAAGTAATCGCGCTCACAGAGAACAAAGGATTTTGCGGGGGATATAATACTGTTCTCAAAGAGATTCAAGCTACCTATTATGTCTTGTTGAACTCGGACGTGGAGGTAACTCCCAGCTGGCTTGACCCTGTCATTGAATTAATGGATAGCAACTCTGCCATCGCTGCAGCTCAACCAAAAATCCTGGCCCAGCGAGCGAAGAACAAATTTGAATATGCCGGGGCTGCCGGGGGATTGATTGACACGCTCGGTTATCCTTTTTGCCGTGGGCGTATTTTTGAGTCTCTGGAAGAAGACAATGGCCAGTACAATGATATTACGGAAGTGTTCTGGGCTTCAGGCGCATCGATGTTTGTTCGTGCCGACAGGTTCCATGAGATGGGAGGACTCGATGAGGATTTTTTCGCCCACATGGAAGAGATTGATCTTTGCTGGAAATTCAGACGCGCGGGATATAAGATTTTCTATTGTGGAAAAAGTACCGTCTACCATGTTGGTGGAGGGACTCTTTCCGCCTCTAACCCGAAGAAGACGTATTTCAACTTTCGGAATGGATTGAGCTTATTGGTAAAGCACCAGCGTATCTCGTGGCTCCTCTGGAAATTCCCGCTGAGGATAATTTTGGACTGGATTGCTGCACTCCACTTCCTGCTTATCGGCTCGGGTATTCATGGAAAGGCAATCATCATAGCTCATCTCAGTTTTGTCCGAAGATTCGGACACGAGATGAAAAAACGCTCGAAGACTCATGCTCAAATAAGGAGCTTTAGAGCTTCCTGTATTTATCGGGGATTAATTGTTTTTGATTTTTTTGTATCTGGGAAAAAGACCTATAAAGACCTGAAGTCCTAG
- the pdhB gene encoding pyruvate dehydrogenase subunit beta, with protein sequence MREIQFREALREAMNEEMRRDKSVLLMGEEVAEYNGAYKVSQGMLDEFGPERVIDTPISELGFAGVGVGAAMNGIRPIVEFMTFNFSLVAIDQVINSAAKMLSMSGGQFNVPIVFRGPTGNAGMLSSQHSQNFESWYANTPGLKVVVPFTPYDAKGLLKSAIRDNDPVIFMESELMYGDKGEVPTEEYLIPIGSADIKRSGSDVTIVSFGKIMKVALAAAQELEKEGISAEIVDLRSVRPIDYATVVESVKKTNRLVIVEEAWPLAAISSEITYHIQKHAFDYLDAPIHRVNSLDVPLPYAPTLIDAILPNVERTVRAVKAVMYKD encoded by the coding sequence ATGAGAGAAATCCAATTCCGTGAAGCGCTTCGTGAAGCCATGAATGAAGAAATGCGCAGAGATAAAAGCGTATTGTTGATGGGTGAAGAGGTTGCTGAGTATAACGGGGCTTATAAGGTAAGCCAGGGAATGCTGGATGAATTTGGGCCAGAGCGCGTGATCGACACCCCTATATCTGAGCTCGGCTTTGCGGGCGTAGGAGTAGGTGCTGCCATGAATGGCATCCGCCCTATCGTTGAGTTCATGACTTTCAACTTCTCGCTAGTAGCTATTGACCAGGTCATTAACTCGGCTGCAAAAATGCTTTCCATGTCGGGTGGACAGTTTAACGTACCCATTGTATTCCGTGGTCCCACAGGGAATGCAGGAATGTTGAGTTCTCAGCACTCACAGAACTTTGAAAGCTGGTATGCCAATACTCCAGGATTGAAAGTTGTGGTTCCATTTACACCTTACGATGCCAAAGGGCTGTTAAAATCAGCTATCCGTGACAATGACCCGGTCATATTCATGGAAAGTGAGTTGATGTATGGCGACAAAGGAGAAGTCCCAACTGAAGAGTATTTGATTCCCATTGGTTCAGCTGATATTAAACGCAGTGGATCAGACGTGACGATTGTCTCTTTCGGCAAGATCATGAAAGTGGCTTTGGCTGCAGCCCAGGAATTAGAGAAAGAAGGAATCTCGGCTGAAATCGTTGACCTACGCTCAGTTCGTCCGATCGATTATGCAACAGTTGTTGAATCCGTAAAGAAGACAAACCGTTTGGTTATAGTAGAAGAAGCCTGGCCTCTGGCTGCAATTTCTTCTGAAATTACTTACCACATTCAGAAGCACGCCTTCGACTATCTTGACGCCCCTATTCATAGAGTCAACAGCCTTGATGTGCCTCTGCCCTACGCTCCTACTTTGATAGATGCAATTCTGCCAAATGTAGAACGTACAGTAAGAGCTGTGAAAGCGGTGATGTACAAAGACTAG
- a CDS encoding flavin reductase — protein sequence MSYFTIDPKEIPIPKLHGYLQGSIAPRPIAFASTVNKDGHVNLSPFSFFNLFSTNPPIVVFSPSRRVRDNTTKHTLQNVLEVPEVVINIVNYAMVEQSSLASCEYPREVNEFVKAGLTELPSVKVKPPRVAESPVSLECKVNQVISLGSEGGAGNLIVCEIILAHFKKEILDEHGQVDPQKLDAVARMGGDFYCRAHGESIFTVPKPNTKLGIGFDQLPEEIRNSKILSGNDLGRLANIEKLPEGGNANDKVTDKQQVLAKQLLAKGKVEEAWKVLLGIEL from the coding sequence GTGAGTTATTTTACAATTGATCCTAAAGAAATTCCTATTCCAAAATTGCATGGGTATTTGCAGGGGTCTATCGCTCCAAGACCTATCGCGTTTGCAAGTACTGTCAACAAGGATGGTCATGTGAATCTCAGCCCTTTCAGTTTCTTCAATTTGTTCAGCACCAATCCACCAATAGTTGTCTTTTCGCCATCGCGAAGGGTACGGGACAATACAACCAAGCATACATTGCAAAATGTACTGGAGGTGCCCGAAGTTGTTATCAATATTGTGAACTATGCTATGGTGGAACAGTCTTCTTTGGCGAGCTGTGAGTACCCTCGTGAAGTGAATGAGTTTGTGAAGGCTGGCCTCACGGAATTGCCATCAGTAAAAGTAAAACCACCTCGTGTGGCCGAGTCCCCGGTGTCTTTGGAGTGCAAGGTTAACCAGGTAATTTCCCTTGGCTCAGAAGGTGGGGCTGGTAATCTTATTGTTTGTGAAATCATCCTGGCTCATTTTAAAAAAGAGATATTGGACGAACATGGTCAGGTAGACCCACAGAAACTGGACGCGGTGGCAAGGATGGGAGGCGATTTTTACTGCCGGGCACATGGAGAAAGCATTTTTACTGTGCCCAAACCCAACACTAAGCTAGGTATCGGATTTGACCAGTTGCCGGAAGAAATCAGGAATAGTAAAATCCTTTCGGGGAATGACCTCGGCAGGTTGGCAAATATTGAAAAGCTCCCTGAAGGTGGGAATGCAAATGACAAAGTAACCGATAAACAACAGGTACTTGCCAAGCAGTTACTGGCAAAAGGAAAAGTAGAAGAGGCATGGAAGGTGCTTCTTGGCATAGAATTGTGA
- the hisS gene encoding histidine--tRNA ligase, translated as MEKISLPKGTRDFGPEQMAKRQFIIESIRKVFQRYGFQPLETPAMENLSTLQGKYGEEGDQLLFKILNSGDFLKEADNSKLESRNSKLLVSEISEKGLRYDLTVPFARYVVMNRHEIVFPFKRYQIQPVWRADRPQKGRYREFYQCDADVVGTDSLVCEAEIILMIKDAFQALGVLDYTIKINHRGILSGLAEMINASENEGSLFVAIDKLDKIGEEKVKEELASRGFKPESLPSLFEVLNFTGNTAQKIEMLSKKFANSEKGKKGIADFSEVLSLLKSYGNDDEHVEFDIALARGLSYYTGCIFEVKINNVGIGSVSGGGRYDNLTAVFDSKEKSSGVGFSFGIDRIYDAMTELDIFPKETTASSTLLIAHLDDEGFKYGLKIAKAFRERDISCEIYPDQLKIKKQMEYADRKKIPFVVVIGPEEVQTETLTLKKMESGNQLKLSFEEIATAIQLYKNPN; from the coding sequence ATGGAAAAAATCTCCCTTCCCAAAGGCACTCGTGATTTTGGCCCGGAACAAATGGCCAAGCGACAGTTTATTATTGAATCGATCAGAAAAGTATTTCAGCGTTATGGATTTCAGCCACTGGAGACCCCGGCGATGGAGAACTTATCCACATTGCAGGGAAAGTATGGCGAAGAAGGAGATCAATTGCTTTTTAAAATTTTGAATAGTGGAGATTTTCTTAAAGAAGCAGACAACTCAAAGCTGGAAAGCCGAAACTCAAAACTCCTTGTCTCCGAAATTTCCGAAAAAGGTCTTCGATATGATTTGACCGTTCCATTCGCTCGCTATGTCGTGATGAATCGTCACGAGATCGTATTTCCATTCAAGCGTTATCAAATACAACCGGTATGGAGAGCTGATCGTCCACAAAAGGGAAGATATCGGGAGTTCTACCAATGCGATGCTGACGTTGTAGGAACAGACTCTCTCGTTTGCGAAGCCGAGATTATTCTCATGATCAAAGATGCTTTCCAAGCATTGGGAGTTTTGGATTATACTATAAAAATAAACCACCGTGGAATTCTTTCGGGCCTGGCAGAGATGATCAATGCGAGTGAGAATGAAGGTTCTCTATTCGTGGCAATTGACAAGCTGGATAAGATCGGTGAAGAAAAAGTGAAAGAGGAATTGGCCAGCCGCGGATTTAAACCTGAGAGCCTCCCCTCCTTGTTTGAGGTTTTGAATTTCACTGGAAATACTGCTCAAAAAATTGAAATGCTATCAAAGAAATTTGCGAATTCGGAAAAAGGCAAAAAAGGAATCGCAGATTTTAGTGAAGTGCTCTCCCTATTAAAGAGTTATGGCAACGATGACGAGCATGTCGAATTTGATATTGCACTGGCACGCGGGTTGAGCTATTACACAGGCTGCATCTTTGAAGTAAAAATCAACAACGTTGGAATTGGCAGTGTAAGTGGTGGTGGCCGTTACGATAATCTCACTGCTGTATTCGATTCAAAAGAGAAAAGTTCTGGGGTGGGATTTTCATTCGGCATCGACCGGATCTATGACGCAATGACGGAACTCGATATTTTCCCAAAAGAAACTACGGCTTCCTCGACCTTGCTAATTGCCCACTTGGATGATGAAGGATTTAAGTATGGGTTGAAGATTGCCAAGGCTTTTCGCGAACGTGACATCTCCTGCGAGATTTACCCGGATCAACTGAAAATCAAAAAGCAAATGGAGTATGCCGACCGCAAAAAAATTCCATTTGTTGTAGTCATTGGCCCCGAAGAAGTTCAAACGGAAACACTCACCTTAAAGAAGATGGAGTCTGGTAATCAACTGAAACTTTCATTTGAAGAAATCGCGACAGCTATTCAACTTTATAAGAATCCTAACTAA
- the hutH1 gene encoding histidine ammonia-lyase — protein MSYQHTISSKSLSHDDLQKIMQPGTRLTLSPESKQKIQKSREYLDQKIAGSSEPIYGINTGFGSLYNKNIPKDQLEKLQENLVLSHACGMGAQVPHELVRLMLFLKIQSLAYGYSGVQSETVERLVAMFNENILPSVYEMGSLGASGDLAPLAHLSLPLIGKGEVLFQNKTQSSESVLKSLGWEKLRLKSKEGLALLNGTQFMSAYGTWCILHSDRLLKLANVIGALSLDAFDGRIEAFDEDVHRIRPHQGQIKVAKEIKQLLKGSEIISQKKKHVQDPYSFRCIPQVHGASDDALQFVSQTFLTEINSVTDNPNVFEAEDKIISAGNFHGQPLALGLDFLSIAMAEIGNISERRTYQLISGARELPNYLVAEPGINSGLMIPQYTAASLVSQNKQLASPASTDSIVSSNGQEDHVSMGANAATKAYRVVNNVYSILAIELITAAQALQFRRPMKSSPVLESFVNTFRKSVSFIESDRLLHNDLVEAEKFLKEYNLEG, from the coding sequence TTGAGTTACCAGCACACCATCAGTTCTAAAAGTCTGTCGCACGATGATCTGCAAAAGATCATGCAGCCAGGCACTCGGCTGACGCTTTCACCTGAATCAAAGCAAAAGATTCAAAAAAGTCGTGAGTACCTCGATCAAAAAATTGCCGGTTCTTCAGAACCGATTTACGGCATCAACACCGGGTTCGGTTCACTTTACAATAAAAATATCCCTAAGGACCAATTAGAGAAACTGCAAGAGAATCTCGTTCTCTCACATGCTTGCGGCATGGGCGCACAGGTACCTCATGAACTCGTACGACTGATGCTTTTCCTGAAAATTCAGTCCCTCGCTTACGGATATTCCGGGGTTCAGTCCGAAACCGTTGAACGTCTTGTGGCGATGTTCAATGAGAACATTTTGCCGAGTGTTTACGAAATGGGATCGCTTGGAGCATCCGGTGACCTGGCCCCGCTGGCACACTTGTCTCTGCCACTGATCGGTAAAGGCGAAGTCCTCTTTCAAAACAAAACACAGTCAAGTGAATCTGTTTTAAAATCGCTGGGCTGGGAGAAGCTTCGTCTCAAATCTAAAGAAGGATTAGCGTTGCTGAATGGAACACAGTTCATGAGTGCTTACGGAACCTGGTGTATCCTTCATTCGGATCGCCTGTTGAAATTAGCCAATGTCATTGGTGCGCTTTCACTCGATGCGTTTGATGGTCGTATCGAAGCATTTGATGAAGATGTGCACCGCATTCGTCCGCATCAGGGGCAAATAAAAGTTGCTAAAGAAATAAAACAGTTACTCAAGGGAAGTGAAATTATTTCTCAAAAGAAAAAGCACGTTCAGGACCCCTACTCTTTCAGGTGCATACCCCAGGTGCATGGAGCAAGTGACGATGCACTCCAATTTGTATCACAGACATTCCTCACAGAAATCAATAGTGTAACGGACAATCCAAACGTATTTGAGGCCGAAGACAAAATCATCTCAGCTGGAAATTTTCACGGTCAGCCGTTGGCGTTGGGATTGGATTTCCTTTCCATTGCTATGGCTGAAATTGGAAATATCTCCGAACGCAGAACTTACCAGTTAATTTCCGGAGCACGCGAATTACCGAATTACCTTGTAGCCGAGCCGGGTATTAACTCAGGCTTGATGATTCCTCAGTATACAGCCGCATCACTGGTAAGTCAGAACAAACAACTGGCATCGCCTGCCTCCACTGATTCAATTGTTTCCAGCAACGGACAAGAGGATCATGTAAGTATGGGGGCAAACGCGGCAACAAAAGCGTACCGGGTAGTTAACAATGTGTATTCCATACTTGCTATTGAATTAATTACAGCAGCTCAGGCATTGCAATTCAGGCGGCCGATGAAATCTTCACCGGTATTGGAAAGCTTCGTAAATACTTTTCGTAAAAGTGTTTCGTTTATAGAAAGTGATCGTTTACTACATAACGACTTGGTAGAGGCTGAAAAGTTTCTAAAAGAGTATAATTTAGAGGGGTGA
- the rpe gene encoding ribulose-phosphate 3-epimerase yields the protein MAPIVAPSVLASDFANLQREIEMINTSQADWIHIDIMDGVFVPNISMGVPVVEAIQRHAKKPMDVHLMIVQPEKYVEAFQKAGAATISVHIEACPHLHRNLQQIKSLGCKAGVAVNPHTPVSTLSDLIQDIDLVCLMSVNPGFGGQKFIERTYDKIRALKTMINDRNAKTLIEIDGGVNQQNAKPLLEAGADVLVAGNFVFSSPDPKGVIQRLKDVK from the coding sequence ATGGCTCCCATTGTTGCCCCCTCCGTTTTAGCGTCTGATTTTGCCAATCTCCAGCGGGAAATTGAAATGATCAACACCAGCCAGGCTGACTGGATTCATATCGATATTATGGATGGAGTGTTCGTGCCCAATATTTCTATGGGGGTTCCTGTAGTCGAGGCCATACAACGGCATGCAAAGAAGCCGATGGACGTCCACCTCATGATTGTGCAGCCTGAGAAGTATGTCGAGGCCTTTCAGAAGGCAGGGGCAGCCACTATTTCTGTTCATATTGAGGCTTGCCCTCACCTGCATCGCAACCTGCAGCAAATTAAGTCACTCGGTTGTAAGGCGGGAGTTGCCGTAAATCCACATACACCGGTTTCGACTCTGTCCGATCTCATTCAGGATATCGATCTGGTTTGCCTGATGTCGGTGAACCCTGGGTTTGGCGGTCAAAAATTTATTGAGCGTACCTACGATAAAATCCGTGCCTTAAAGACGATGATCAACGACCGGAATGCCAAAACGCTGATCGAAATAGATGGTGGTGTCAACCAACAGAACGCAAAGCCGTTGTTGGAGGCTGGGGCTGATGTACTGGTGGCAGGCAACTTTGTATTCTCTTCCCCAGACCCAAAAGGAGTAATTCAGCGTTTAAAGGATGTGAAGTAA